CTACCACCTCCTCACTTAGCCATCTTGCTTCAAATTTCATGTGTCTATTATTGGTTTTTTGGATATTTGCCAGGTGTTCTGTATCTAACAGAATAGGCCGATGATCAGATTTCCCTAGCTCAAGGTTTCGGAGCCCAGCGAAGGGATACATCTGCGTCCACATGCCATTACAAACTGCTCGGTCTAGTCTCTCCTTTAATCCAGCTCGAAACCAAGTAAACTGATCTCCCTCATAACCCATATCCTCACGCGAGCAGTCCACCAGAGCATCCTGAAATGCTTTCATTCTTGCTCGTGGTCTAGGGGCACCACCCTCCTTCTCCGAAGACACTAATATCTCATTAAAATCCCCCAACACAACCCACGGGCCATTGCCTCGGCTGTGTAGATCTCGCAGAGTGTTGTAAGTCCTCTCTTTTTGGTCCCAACTAGGTTCCCCATAGATCCCAGTTAGGCGCGAGAGGTTCCCATTATCCTCCTCAATATCAacatcgatgaaatcagaagtcgTAGTctgggagtagatcctcacctccTTCTTCCAGACTAGCATTAGACCTCCACTTCATCCATTGGTAGGAGCCACCAGGCTGTGGTCCAGCTTAAGTTTTCTCATCATATTTTCTGCCTTGTCAACATCCAAATGTGTTTCAGACAGAAACAACACATCTGGGTTGTGCTGCCTCTGGACATCCAGAAGCGAGCGCACTGCCGGGCCTCCTAAGAGTCCACGGCAGTTCCAGCTTAAGATTTTCATGATGTCCGGTCAGCCTCCATATTAGAGGCCGCCGATATTTTATCATCTAGGGATTGTACGACTTCCAGACCATCAATTCTCAGTTTCTTCTTATTCATAGATTTCTGCGGTGTGTTGACCTCCTTGCCTCCCGACGAGCTAGCTGAAATATCACTTCCTATGTTGCCGTCAAACTGATCAACTCTCCGTGCCACCAAGTCAGGTCCTGTCAGTAAAGGAACTCTAGACTCCTTTGGTTTCTGCACCAGATATGTAGCATTCCTTTTCCCTAACAGAGTAGACGGTCATGTACTCATCTACGTGTTATTGAGATGAGATAATTCATTTTTGCGTTGAATGTGCTATCAACGAGTAAAAAATTATGAACAACTTATGTACTAGTATTTCTACCGGTTGGGTATCCAATGAGCATGGGATGGGTAACCATCGGGTATGGATATGAGTAAAGTTTTATATCGATGGATACGAATATGGATAGAATTTTATACCCACTAAATACACGGGTACAGATATGATATTGATTTAACCTGCACATATCCTATCATTGTCATCCTTACGAGTTACGTGTGATGGTGAAAAATTAACATACGTGTGATAGGAAGTGTTTACCTATATGGTACACTCATAGTCGTAGGTTGTGTCACAACCCTCTACTTTACTCCGCTATAATCAATGCTCAAGTTGAGCGCTCGGTCCAATTATGCGTCGATGGCAGTTTGGACGAGATGATCTCCTGAACTAAAACTGGCCTATCACCACATGACCCTAACATGCAGTTGACGGAGCGCCCAAATTACCACCAAACACCCCCAGATCCCCCTCCCCATCTCGCTATCATCGGGCGTCACCTTCCCGCTCACTTCCTCCGCTGCATCTAAACAAGTGTTTAATATTGTGGAGCTGATCAATCTACCGCCGTCCATTCCTCATCGAACGGTTCAGCTCACTCTGAGACATCGAGGATCCATGGCAACCGAGCACCAACGGAATCTGATCTCGCTGTCGAAGGTGGTGGGGCCGGCTGCACAGTGAGACGTGGTGCAACCAGCCGAGCAACAAGATCCCCTATCCTATCATATGACGCCTTCCAACCCAAAGCTCCAACAAGTCAAGGACCTCTCCGTGAGCCCGTCTGTCCGCCCTCATCTTCCCTGCTCCTCCGGCGACCATGGCCGTGTCCATGGCGATGTCCAGAGCTCTGGCCGTGCGCCAGCCGAACCATTTTCGCCACCGCCTCGTGTCGACGAGCTCCCAGCAGGCGTCACCGCCGCGGCTGCCTCTAACATCCCCTCGCAGGCCAAGCCTCGCGCTATCCGCGCGCCCGCGGATGCTGCCGGCGAGACCCAGGCTCTCGGCAAGCGAATCGGACCTCTCCCCGACGCCGCCCTCGGAGCGCACCATGACGGCCTGGGACCTGGCAAGCCTCTGGATCGGCCTCGTGGTCGGCGTGCCGTCCTACTACCTCGCCGGCAGCCTCGTCGACCTCGGCATGTCCGCGCTCCAGGGCGTCGCCACCGTCGCCTTGGCCAACCTCGTCGTCCTCGTCTGCCTCGTGCTCACGGCCGCGCCGGCGGTCACGCACGGGCTGCCGTTCCCGGTGCTCGCGCGCGCCACGTTCGGCGTGCGCGGGGCGCACGTCCCGGCCGTCATCCGCGCCCTCGTCGGCTGCGGGTGGTTCGGCATCGAGTCGTGGATCGGGGGCCGCGCCGTCTTCCTTCTGCTGCCATCAGCTCTCAAGTCGTACCAGCCGCTGCTCACGCCGGTGCCCGGCCTCGGCGCGGCGCCGCTCGAGTTCGCCTGCTTCCTGGCCTTCTGGGCCGCGCAGCTCGGCGTCATCATGAACGGCATGGAGGGCATCCGCAAGCTCGAGAGGTACTCGGCGCCGGTGCTCATCGTGCTCACCTCCGCGCTGCTCACCTGGGCATACGTGTCCGCCGGCGGCTTCGGGCGCATCCTCTCGCTGCCTCCCAGACTGACGGGCGCCGAGTTCTGGAAGGTGTTCTTCCCGGCGCTCACGGCGAACATTGGCTTCTGGGCCACGGTGGCCATCAACATACCGGACTTTGCGCGGTACGCGCGCAGCCAAGCGGACCAGGTGCTCGGCCAGGCAGGGCTGCCGGTGTTCATGGGCATGTTCACCTTCGCGGGGCTCGCCGTGACCTCCTCCACGGAGGCCATATTCGGCCACATCATCTCCGACCCAATCGAGCTCCTCGGGCGCATCGGCGGGCCGGCGACGACGGTCCTCGCCATCTTCGGCATCAGCCTCGCGACCATCACAACCAACATCGCCGCCAACGTCGTCGCGCCGGCGAACGCGTTCGTCAGCATGAGCCCGCGGAGGTTCACGTTCGCGCAGGGGGCGCTCATCACCGCGTTGCTCGGCATCGCCTGCCAGCCATGGCGGCTGCTCAGCTCCAGCGAGAGCTTCGTCTACACCTGGCTGCTGGGCTACTCGGCGCTCATGGGCCCCATCGGAGGGGTCATCCTCGCCGACCACTACATTGTGAGGCGCACCGCCTTGGACGTCGACGCGCTCTACTCGGAGGACAGGGAGAGCCCCTACTATTTCCAGGGTGGTTTCAACGTCGCCGCCATGGTGGCCATGGTGGCCGGAGTTGCGCCTATCATGCCAGGATTTCTTCACAAGGTTGGCGTTCTGCCGAGTGTCTCCAGTGCACTTGTCGCAGCCTACAACAATGCCTGGTTTGTGAGCTTTTTCGTCGCCGGCACCCTCTACTGTCTGCTCTGTCGCCGGAGAGGCGGTGAAGTGAAATACCAAAGCAGTTGATGCTAAAGTGGGCTTACAGGAAACCTTTGGAATTTGAAAGAGGGTTTCTGAATGGCACGCTGAAGAAAATAAGGCGTACGTAACACATTCACAGTTCTTGCCCAAAATGAAATCGAGTGGAGCTTCCATGCGGTTTGTAAAGTACTCCATGTGTTcataaatataagatgtttaAACTTTTTCTGTATCGGATGTATATAAACACATATTAGTTTGTTTGTTGATTCATTTCAGTCTGTACGTAGCTCATATTAAAATATCCAAAACACCTTACCTATACTTGTGAACAGAGGAAGTAGTAAATTGTACTCCCTTCCTTCGGAATTAGAAATGGATAAAAATGGAtggatctagaactaaaatacgtcTAGATACATACATTTCTCCGACAAGTATTTTTGGACGGAAGGAGTATGTAAGAAACTTAAAAACAGAATTATCACTATCCGTGATGCAATATACGGAGTATCTCTAAGAATCAGGCCTCAATTTAGTTCGAGAAGTTGTGTTTTCACTCTTTTCTTATGCAATGGAAGTGAACTGCTTTCTAATGAAAATTTTAGCTACCACAAAGGCGACATATGCAGTTCGTAACAAAGACAAGCTCGAAGCCTCGAAATGACAGATGCTCTAGCCAAGAAAGGGAGAAAACTCAGTTTGTCACTAAGATGTCTGGTTATCATGCCTCATTGTTGGTTTACATAGCTTGGAGCAGAAGGGTCAGGAAATATACAAATACCAATGCTGGTATTCATAACTTAAAGATTAGTTGACATTTGTGCTAGCTGCCGGATCAAATGATGCATGAATCATAGCATTCATGTTAGCGAACTCGCCAACAGCTTGCACTCTAGTTGAACAGCTAGGATATGAGAAACCAACCAACCCTCTTCCAAGGAATAGGGAATGTATGTGCCATATCAGCGGGTCCTGGTTTTGACCATCTTCCCTCTAGACGCCTTTTTCTCCATTTTCTCCCTTTTCTTTCGAGACTTCTCATCTTCGACTTCACCCTGAAAATaggaggtacaatacttatgtgtcATTTCCAAACAACCCTGAATGGTAACAATTGCTAACATTGGTATGTGGTCTAGTTTACCTCtgaaccaccactgaagaatgttCCTTTCAACAGGAAAAAAATCTTGTATCCACCAAAAGCTGGTATCTGCATATAGGTATGCATATAGATAATAAGCAATATAATCAGAAGTTGACGATATTATGGAACCCTCTTGGTAGTGTCTACAACTCTTGAGCATAGAGTAAATACTACcctctccatcccaaaataagtgtcactgATTTAGTACAAAGTTAGTACTAAATCagtgtcacttattttgggacggagggagtatattctaAATGGGTTTTCTCACTCAAGTTTTTTTCCCTGTTGTTATACAAAGCACTTGCAAATTTGGTGCAAAATATGACCATATGTATTCCACGCAAAACAAAGTGGCACAATTTGGATAACAAATTACCGCATTGGCTATTCAAACTGCACTGCTATTTTTTTTTACAGAAATGCATATTCTCGGACAAAAAATTCAAGTATATATAAATAATAGCATGAAGTATACCCATTATTTAAAAAAATCGAAATGTTGTAGAGTGGGAAAATTGCATTTTGAGTGTGAAAACACAAATAATAAAAATAACTAGTAGGATGTCTATTTAGTGAAGAAATACTAAAGCCTTCTTTACCCAGAGATGTAAGTTGTTTGCAAGTGTGGAGATATATGTAGAACAAAACTTGCAACATGTACCGATAGGTGATGGTAATTTACATTGATCGATGTAACAGCTTGGTTATTTGGGCTGGCCACATACCATGTAACCAACCACTTGCATTTTTCAGAGATCATGCGAAATGGTTAATGCATGGTTGGTTCCCTTGAAACCCTTGGCAATATACATGCATACACCCAATAATGGGCTGCGGTTGGACCAAATTTTAATTGGACACTCCCCCCTTCGCTACCGCGCCGCCGcagggggcgacggcggcgggacTGTCTCGTCTCCTCGATGGGGGCCTTCGACGCGGGTCGGGGCGGACACCTTGGATGCGGCACCGCGACAACGCGTCGGAGCTAGTCGGCGTCGTGGCGGCGGCATGACCGGCTCCGCAGAGGTGACATGTTGGGGGTTCGGATCGCCGGCTATGGCTGGATCACATCTGGCCTTGCGCGGTGCAGGCCAAGGACGTTATGGGCCGCGGGCGGCAGGCTCCGCCATGCCGTCGGTTGATGGAGTGGGTGGCGCAAGAGTGGTGGATGCTCCTCCCTCCTCTGCTTGGCACTGGTGCGGGATGGATCAATGAGTTGGACAATTCCCAATGTTGTCCACCATTGAGGGATGACCTCGTCtcctgtgtgtgtggggggggggcaaGGCGAGGTGGTGGGGGTCAGATTTGGTCGGTCAGGGAGGGGCTCGGATCTGGGGGCGTCCAGGGGTGGGGAAAGAGGTGCTTTCCTGCCCGCTTCTTTGGTCGTCATGGCTACTAGACTGAGCGGGTTTGGAGTTGGGGCCTTGGGCGTCACTGCAGCGGCCCTAGAGGTGGGAGTCGCGATGCCCGTTGGCGGAGCTCGCAGCTTGGGTGTCGCTTGGCTCCCATTGTCGTGCGGACGGCATGGTGGTCAATGCTCGATGATCGGAGGTGGTGGTCCCGCGAGCGTCTCGTGGCTTTCTGTTCTACATGTCGGAGGCAAAGGGGGCATGCCGGGGTGAAAACCCTCTCTGGCTCTGCCAGACCAACGACGCCAGAGCCTATGGGCGTCGTCCcggctcctcttcggccttctcgTTGCTCCGGGGGAAACCTCGATCTCTGGATCAGGCGGTGGCAGTGCAATGGTATCGTGCCCTTCCTCAAGGCACCGCCTTGGCGCACTCGGATCGTCGGGCACAGATGCATTAGCTATTCTTAAACACACATGTATCGTGccttaagtgtgtgtgtgttgtggtgtTGAGTTGTATGGGTGTTTGGATGTTGGTCATTGCTTTATGTATAAAGCGGGGCGCGAGCCTTTTTGGTAATTCTAACTGGACTGGGTTGTGAAAATCTTTCACTTCAGTTGCCACACATTGCAACACTTGTTGCAAACTTGACTAAACAATCCTAAGAATGAAACAGTAGTTGAAGCTAAAGTCATGAGAAGTGCACCGATGGACACAGCATCGACGGTGCGCGTCCCTTCGCGATTCACAGCAACACAACGTGCTAGTTAGAGTATAGCGGGGCATTGGATTTCAGTTTGCGTCGTATATCCATATTCAAAGGACCACGACTGGCATCACCTCTTGACACAAGAAAGCTACGCAGTATGCACTTCAGACGCGAGCGAGGATGAAACACGACCATACGGACCGGACCATGTAAACGAGAGACCGTATTCTTGCGCTAGCGTGGGAGCTCTCAAGGCAGCGCCGGCGCCAGGTAAACGCGAAGCCGCTGCCGGCCTGATCTCCCAGCCCAGGCCATCCCCACGTCGTCAGAGATCAGATCCGGCGTCCGTGTTACGCACTCTCTCCGTCCCCCATCCGCCTGCAGTTGGCCGCCTCGATGCCGTTTGGGGGCGGATGAAGCCCGGCGCACTGCTCTCTCTGACAGCGGCCATGCCAGCTCCGCCACCCACCGCTGCCCCGGCTGCGCCCTAGTCGCGGCCCCACAGCCAGCTCTCTCTGGTGACGGCCACCGCTGCTCCGCCGTCGGACATGGCACCCTCAGCTGTAACCGGGATGGCACTCCACAAGTAAGCAACGACATCTGCGACGTTCATGGCACCCCCGCCTCCACTGCTGCTGCAGTGGCCGTGTAGTCAATTTAACTATCAAAATTCACATAGTGTTATGCATCAATCACCGAGAACTGCAGAGCGAGGCGTGCACTGGCGCCCTTGGCAGTGGCCGTGCGGTCAAAAAGCACATCAACAGTGTGTCAGAACAGCAGCTTCCACACGCAATCGTTCTGCACGCATGGTCCTTTTGCGTTAGTTCTGTACCCAGCTAACTGACATGAACACTGTATTCGCAAGTAGGACCGATGTATGCCGCTCTTTTGCATTTCAAAAGAGTTTAATGCACGGATCATCTCCCCTGGACGTGCGGCTGGATAGCTGCGTTCAGCTGCCGCTGCGTCCAGGATGTCCGCTCTCCTAaagtcatatgcaacaatcaaatgATCATGGTACATACTGAGAATGTGTTAAATTTAGTGATTTTGTTAGGATGATAATGATAATACGCATTCTAATTTCACCGCAGTGATGCAAAACAATTGCCGTCTGTCTAAAAAGGGGATCTAGAATGAGAAATTATTTCAATCCAAGGTCCATGTTGTAAGATACTACTCCCTCCGACTCCAAAAAGAGAGCATGCACACTTTTCAAGATTTAACTTTGACCATCAATTAGACCAATAATATACAAGTCATGTAACTTAATGGCATAATGACAAATGACCCACATTTTACTGGTTAAATTCACGCCAAACTTGAATCTCGAAAAGCGTGTCCGCCTTCTTTTTGGAGTCAGAGGGAGTACACAATAAGCAGGTTTTTGTACCTTACATTTAATATGATGTTTATTAAGAAAAAGGCACCTTAGGGTGATTTTAGCAGGACAGCAATGAATCGCTATGGTAAACAAGAATACAGTATAAAGTCCCAGGTCGTGTGTATCTTACCACTAGATATGTCCACCAAAATTTTCCAGAAATAATGGACGTCAGCTGCACAAACGCAGTGATGTATATCACATCTTCTATATATCTGCAGGAAAAGATGCAGAAAACAGTTTGTAACTGGATTATAAGAAAGAAAAGAAGCACCACATATACAAGTTGACATAATCCTCCAGTAGAAAAATAGCAATTTCtcaacttctcttttttttcaacTATAATTTTCAAATGTTCATGACTTAGTTAGTTAGTATGGCCCATGCTAGTAACTTTTAACAAAACTCGCTAGTCTGGCCCTCTATGTTTTAGTTATCAATGTACATTTAAAGTTGGTACTGTAAATTATTTCTAAGGAAGCTGACAGCCATAGACTATGTAGTCCTCTAATCAGTGATTTGTCATCAACTAGGATGATCAAAAGCTAATAATTACTCCCtttataaactaatataagatcttttagatcactaaagtaggaGTACATTGTATCATGCAGTTCCTTACTCGGAAATCCCACCAGTGGCCATGTCATAACCCGAACTCAGAAGTTCACGATTGTCCGCATCAGAATATTCTGCCTTTGTCATACTAGCGAGTTGCTTGTATGAAAGAAAATATGCAGCAGATGTCACCACGAGGCCAATCCAATGCTTCCAGGTGAAAGAAGAATGCATTACGGCCATCCTCACTACTATGTAAATAACCTGCAAAGAAGCAAAAAATTACACATGAACAAAGAACTAGCGCTCGAACTCAAAATGGCTAAATATTTCAGATGGTCAGCAAAAATATATAATCAGATTAGATGATGGCATACTTCCAGAAATACACCTTGTAGCTCTTACATGTGGTTCAACAAATGCAGTTCACAGAAGGAGGCTAAAAAGTCTAGACATGCCATTAAACAAAACTAAACAAGGCAGCCGAGGAGATTCCTTGAATAAAATTAAGCCATATCAGCAGGGCGCTCCTCCCTCCTACTGGATTGCTCCTTCCCAATGCCCCATCGCCTTCGAAAAAGAGACGGAATGGACACTGACTACTACTCCAGAGTCCAGACTACAGACGATTGCTCCAGGCCAGATGAGCTAATCTGATTCTAAGTAGGCTTCATCGGAATCACTACGACAAGCTCAAAATCACTGGAGCTCCATCAAATATAAAGTATCCAGCAGCAATGATCTACGAAAGTCCCAAGTAATTCACGGATCTGAGGGGGGCGGAAGGGAGAATCGAAGGGGACCGCTCACGTTGGACACGAGGATTATGCGCCAGAGGAGGTCCATGCGCCTCCTGTTCCTCTCCACAATCTTCTTCGATCCCTGGTTCGCCATGGCCGCGCTGCACGAGatccttcccttctctctccctcgTCGTCGTTGGGGTTTCTCTCTTCCGGTGTGTAGTTTCTCTGTTCAGTTAGTCTTCgataagaacaagaataagaactagGGAACTGGGCTGACTCCCGTCCCTTCTAACTGGGCTTGGATCCACCTGGGCTTTTCGGCCCGTACATAGCCGAGTACTACTATTGCAGTATCTAAATGCGGCACACCAACCCCTAAACAAAATGTAAATGCGGCACACCGGCATCCTTTGTCGTTAGGGTTATCATCCTTTCAACGAATATCAAGCCGATGTCGTGATCTCGTCTCCCATGTCGCCCTCCCCTTGTATCCTGGTTCGGACTGATCAAGGGATGATCCTGGATCGTTGCCTCGTCTTGGCTAGATAATTTGGAGGCAAGTGTGTTTAGGGATCGTGAGCCTTGGATACTATTTTTTTGGTAGGCTTGATAATGAATGGAAAAGCTTCTGAGTCTAGGTACCGTATCCAGTGGGGTTGAAGTTATGATGAAAGAGCTCAAGTGAAGGAAGAGGATGTCGACAATGTAATCTTCGAGCAACCGAAATCCATCGGATGAACGGTCGTAGCAAGGGTGCACATGGTAAAGCCTTACAATCAGTTCTTTTTTTAATAATATCCAAGTGACTTAGGATCTCGTTATGGAAGTGGAAATCCACCTCCTGAAGACAACATGTACACAATGCCATTGAGGAATTGGAAGAGTGTCATGGATGAAGGTTCATGGAGTTACCGAGGCAATGCCATGGTGATGGATTCCTACAGGGGTTTTAGATTCAGATCCATGGTTTACCATATAACTTTGTAACGATGCCCAACTCTTTAGTAGGGACATTAGGGGAGTCTGTGTATGTCGAACCAAAGTCTCATGATTTAGAAGGAAAAAAATAGTACGTGTGTTAAGATACATGTCCATAATAAACCATTGAAGAATGCAGTGTTAATGGTGAAGGATAGCAAGCGCTAGAACTTCCATGTCAAGTATGAACTTGTGCTGGATAGATGTGTTGTATGCAGTCACCTAGGCCATCCCTAGAAGGAACATGGTGAAGGCTTGTACGTCTTAAATGCATCTGTAATTTTTTCTTGATTCACActataattatatcattttggtttagttttattagtttctagactaacctattaattcagtgttcCGTGTGAGTTGTTATTTTCTGTTGCTTTTGGACTACTCGGAAAATTAATTTTACGAGGActgaaaaatcagaaaaaaatatgACATGAAGTTTCAAGTACAAAAGGTTTCAAGAATTCAGGAGAATCTATTCTCATGCGGGCGGCTCGAATGGCAGAGGAGAAGGACCGCCCCGTCACATGTATCGCCTCAACATGTCCTGAATGTACCATTCTTTCACACTTCCTAGATTCCCTTATTGGAATGTTGCGGGCGATTCAGGTATTGCTCTTGTTGCTTCAATTGGATCCCCTCTCCTCTTATTTCTGTCATCCGTGCCAACGAGCTTGCATTGCTTGCTCTGGCTAGGGCCAGAGCAATGGAAGGAACCCCCACACCTACTTCTTTATCGGTTATGGCTAAGGAGGGCGGTGCGGGCCCCTCGACGACCCTGGTTCCCGCACCCTCGGCTCTTGCCTCTCTCTGTGTGGTTTGCACCAGGCGCAGAAAGCTAGCATCAGTTGTGTTGCCGTCTAGGTCTAGCCTTTGCATTACAATTCTCTCTTTTAGATGAAAGCCTTGTTCTGGAATATGCGAGGGTTTGGAGC
This genomic stretch from Hordeum vulgare subsp. vulgare chromosome 6H, MorexV3_pseudomolecules_assembly, whole genome shotgun sequence harbors:
- the LOC123402017 gene encoding transmembrane protein 208 homolog, encoding MANQGSKKIVERNRRRMDLLWRIILVSNVIYIVVRMAVMHSSFTWKHWIGLVVTSAAYFLSYKQLASMTKAEYSDADNRELLSSGYDMATGGISEYIEDVIYITAFVQLTSIISGKFWWTYLVIPAFGGYKIFFLLKGTFFSGGSEGEVEDEKSRKKREKMEKKASRGKMVKTRTR
- the LOC123402016 gene encoding purine-uracil permease NCS1-like, whose translation is MAVSMAMSRALAVRQPNHFRHRLVSTSSQQASPPRLPLTSPRRPSLALSARPRMLPARPRLSASESDLSPTPPSERTMTAWDLASLWIGLVVGVPSYYLAGSLVDLGMSALQGVATVALANLVVLVCLVLTAAPAVTHGLPFPVLARATFGVRGAHVPAVIRALVGCGWFGIESWIGGRAVFLLLPSALKSYQPLLTPVPGLGAAPLEFACFLAFWAAQLGVIMNGMEGIRKLERYSAPVLIVLTSALLTWAYVSAGGFGRILSLPPRLTGAEFWKVFFPALTANIGFWATVAINIPDFARYARSQADQVLGQAGLPVFMGMFTFAGLAVTSSTEAIFGHIISDPIELLGRIGGPATTVLAIFGISLATITTNIAANVVAPANAFVSMSPRRFTFAQGALITALLGIACQPWRLLSSSESFVYTWLLGYSALMGPIGGVILADHYIVRRTALDVDALYSEDRESPYYFQGGFNVAAMVAMVAGVAPIMPGFLHKVGVLPSVSSALVAAYNNAWFVSFFVAGTLYCLLCRRRGGEVKYQSS